The DNA sequence GACGTGCGCGTAGTGCCGCGCCTCCGTCTGGTACTCCACGTGCGCGATGGAGATCGTGATGCCACGAGCCTTCTCCTCCGGCGCCTTGTCGATCTCGTCGAACGGGGTGTACGGGTTGAGAGCCGGGAACTTGTCGTGCAGAACTTTAGTGATTGCCGCCGTCAGCGTCGTCTTACCGTGGTCGATGTGACCAATGGTGCCGATGTTGACGTGCGGCTTAGTCCGCTCGAACTTCGCCTTCCCCACTGGTGTCCTCCTGTGGACTGTTGGTTCGTTCGCCCGACGGCGCCGACTGGCGCTTAGGACATCTGCCCGCCGGGGGTCACCGGCGCTTTTACCTTCGCTGGAGCTGGTGGAGCTCGCAGCAGTGGCGCCGGCCGGAACCGGCGCCACCGTCACATCACTCGCCCGTGGCCTTAGCGATGATCTCCTTCGCGACGTTCGCGGGAACCTCGGCGTAGGAGTCGAATACCATGCTGTAGCTCGCCCGGCCCTGGGTCTTCGACCGCAGGTCGCCGACATAGCCGAACATCTCCGACAGCGGGACCAGGGCGCGGACGATACGAGCGCCGCTGCGCTCCTCCATGGCCTGGATGATGCCGCGGCGGGAGTTCAGGTCGCCGATGACGTCACCCATGTTGTCCTCGGGGGTGACGACCTCGACTGCCATCATCGGCTCGAGGATGGCGGGGTCGGCCTTGCGGGCCGCCTCCTTCAGCGCCATCGAACCGGCGATCTTGAATGCCATTTCCGACGAGTCGACCTCGTGGTACTTGCCGTCGATCAGCGTCAGCTTCACGCCGACCAGCGGGTAGCCGGCCTGGACGCCGTACTGCATCGCGTCCTGGGCACCGGCGTCGACCGAGGGGATGAACTCCTTCGGGATGCGGCCACCGGTGACGGCGTTGACGAACTCGTACTGCGCCGGGGCGTCCAGCGGCAGCGGCTCGATGCTGATGATGATGCTCGCGTACTGACCCGAGCCACCGGTCTGCTTCTTGTGGGTGTACTCGATCTTGTCCACCTTGCGGCGGATGGTCTCGCGGTACGCCACCTGCGGCTTGCCGACGTTGGCCTCGACGCTGAACTCGCGCTTCATCCGGTCGACCAGGATCTCCAGGTGGAGCTCGCCCATGCCGGAGATGACGGTCTGACCGGTCTCCTCGTCGAGCTTCACGCGGAAGGTCGGGTCCTCCTCGGCGAGCTTCTGGATCGCGGTGCCCAGCTTCTCCTGGTCGGCCTTCGTCTTCGGCTCGATGGCCACCGAGATGACCGGGTCCGGGAAGGTCATCGACTCCAGGATCACCGGGTTCGCCGGGTCCGACAGCGTGTCACCGGTGGTGGTCTGCTTGAGACCCTGCACGGCGATGATGTCACCAGCACTGGCCGACGCGCGCTCCTCGCGCTTGTTGGCGTGCATCTGGTAGATCTTGCCGACCCGCTCCTTGCGGTCCTTGGTCGAGTTGATCACGGGCGAGCCCGACTCGAGCGTGCCCGAGTAGACGCGCACGTAGGTCAGCTTGCCCAGGTGCTTGTCGGTCTGGATCTTGAAGGCGAGGCCGGAGAAGGGCTCCTTCGGGTCCGCGTGGCGGACCGCCGGGGTCTCCCCGTCCATCATCGTGCCGTCGATCGCCGGGATGTCCAGCGGCGAGGGCAGGAAGTCGATGACGGCGTCCAGCATCGGCTGCACGCCCTTGTTCTTGAAGGCGGAGCCGCAGACGACCGGGTTCAGCTTGTCGGCGATGGTGGCGCGACGGATCGCGGCCTTGAGCTCCTCGATCGTGAACTCGCCACCCTCGAGGTAGCGCTCCATGATCTCGTCGTCGGCCTCGGACAGGGTCTCGAGCAGCTTGACGCGCCACTCGTCGGCCTGCGCCTGCAGGTCGGCGGGGATCGCCTCGATGGCGTAGTCCTCGCCCTTCTGGGTCTCGCCACGCCAGGTCAGCGCGCGCATGCCCAGCAGGTCCACGACGCCGATGTGGTCACCCTCGAGACCGATCGGGATCTGCAGCACCAGCGGGGTCGCGTTGAGGCGCGTGATCATCATGTCGACGCAGCGGAAGAAGTCCGCACCGGTGCGGTCCAGCTTGTTGACGAAGCACATACGCGGAACGTTGTACTTGTCAGCCTGGCGCCACACGTTCTCGGTCTGCGGCTCCACGCCGGCGACACCGTCGTACACGGCGACGGCACCGTCGAGCACGCGCAGCGAACGCTCCACCTCGACGGTGAAGTCGACGTGGCCGGGCGTGTCGATGATCTGGATCGTGTGGCCCTTCCACTCACACTTGGTAGCAGCGGAGGTGATGGTGATACCACGCTCCTGCTCCTGCTCCATCCAGTCCATGACGGCCGCGCCCTCGTGGACCTCACCGATCTTGTGCGTGATACCGGTGTAGAACAGGATCCGCTCGGTAGTCGTGGTCTTACCGGCGTCGATGTGCGCCATGATGCCGATGTTGCGAGTCTTGGCGAGGGCGCTGTCTGCGGCGGCCACTTCACGATCCTTTCAAGAACGGGACGGTGTCCCGAAAGTCAAGGTTGTGGAGCCGGCCCGGATTCCGGGACCGGCTCCACGGCAGTTCACCAGCGGTAGTGAGCGAAGGCCTTGTTCGACTCGGCCATCTTGTGGGTGTCCTCGCGCCGCTTGACGGCGGCACCGAGGCCGTTGCTGGCGTCCAGCAGCTCGTTCATGAGCCGCTCGACCATGGTCTTCTCGCGGCGGGCGCGGGAGTAGGTGACCAGCCAGCGCAGACCCAGCGTGGTGGCACGGGCCGGACGGACCTCGACCGGCACCTGGTAGGTCGCGCCACCGACACGGCGGCTGCGGACCTCGAGGGTCGGCTTGACGTTGTCCATCGCGCGCTTGAGCGTGACGACCGGGTCGGTGCCGGTCTTCTCGTGGCAGCGCTGGAGGGCGTCGTACACGACGCGCTCGGCGAGCTGGCGCTTGCCGTTGAGCAGGATCTTGTTCACCAGCTGGGTGACCAGCGGCGAGCTGTAAACCGGGTCAGCGGCCAGCGGCCGACGCGGCGCGGGGCCCTTACGCGGCATTACTTCTTCCCTTCCTTGACAAGCTTCGCACCGTAGCGGCTACGTGCCTGCTTGCGGTTGCGGACGCCCTGGGTGTCCAGCGAACCACGAATGATCTTGTAACGCACGCCCGGCAGGTCCTTAACACGGCCGCCGCGGACGAGCACGATGGAGTGCTCCTGCAGGTTGTGACCGACGCCCGGGATGTACGCGGTGACCTCGATCTGGCTGCTCAGCTTGACGCGAGCGACCTTCCGAAGGGCCGAGTTCGGCTTCTTGGGGGTCGTGGTGTACACACGCGTGCACACCCCGCGCCGCTGAGGACTTCCCTTCAGCGCCGGCGTCTTGGTCTTGCTCGTCTTCGCCTGGCGGCCCTTGCGGACCAGCTGCTGGATGGTGGGCACCGGGTTTCTCCGCTCCCTTTGCTTCTCTCCGCGGTCCGACCGCGGAAACTTATGTGGCCTTGGCCGCGTACGCGACCCGAACTGCTGCGGTCGGCGCTGTCACGGTGTGATCCGCGACGCCGCTCGACCCCCGCGGTCGGGCGTGTCGTCCGGCGCACGGGCCCGGCGGCTCGATTGCTCGAGCTGTCGGAGTCTGTCGTTGTCGTGGGTGCTGCGGTCTGCGCGGTCCCAAGGACCTCGCCGCTCCGCGTTTGGTGCACGCACGAGGGGCCCGGGCATGCCCGGGCACGAGGGGAAAGAGTACCGAACCAAGGGCCGACTGGTCAAAACGGGGTGAGCCCACGCCCGTCGATGACCTCTTCGCTGACTCATCGATGCCGGGAGTGGTGCCCAGCCATGCCAGTCCGCCTTCGACACGAACTCCGGAAACAGTCTACCTCCTCGCCTCGGCGGCCTTGCACGAGACGGCACCCGTGAGCGGAGTCACCGCGACGGAGAGGCGCTCACCCGCGGCTTCGGGGCGGTCGGCGCGCTGTCGCCGAGGACCAGCAAGGTCGCCACCAGGACCCCGGTCAGCGCCAGCGCGACACCGGTGGCACCGCAGATCAGCCCGGTCAGCGCCGTCCCCGATCCGGTGAGCCTCGCCTGGCCGCCCGCGGCGGCGGCCCGGATCTGCCGCCGGGCCAGCAGGCCCAGCACGATCCCGGCCGCGCCCAGCAGCACCGACAGCACGGTGAAGGCGCCCGCGACGAGCGCGCCCCAGCCGGCCTGGCTGCCGACCAGGCCCAGGCACCACACCACGAGCGACACCAGCACCGAGCCGATCCCCGTCACCAGCGCGCCGATGCCCACGCCGGAGACGCTCGACGGCGCGGGCAGCACGGCCACCGCGTACGGCGTGCCGGGCACCGGCTCCACGCGCACCGGGGCCGGGTAGGCCACCGGGGCCGGGCCTGCGGGCGGCGGTGGGGTCCACTGCGGCTGCGGCTGCGGCACCGGCTGCGGCGCGGGCCACTGCGGGAACGGGGGCGGCTGCTGACTCACACCCGCGATCCTGCCATGGCGCGGCCCGGCCCGTCTCAGTCGACCGTGGGCGGGTAGTCCTGGCGCCCGAACCGGACCCCGCGCAGCACCAGCAGCACCGTCAGCGCCAGCGCGCTCACCGCCGCCAGGACGATGCCGGTCCAGGCCAGCCGCTCGGCCCAGCGCACCCGGCCCGCCCCGGTGCGCCACCCCTGGCCCTCGCGCAGTTCGGCGCGGGCCTGCCGGGCCAGCGCCAGGGCGATGGTGCCCGGCACCATGCCGCCCAGGGCCAGGCCGGTCACCACGGCCAGCAGGCCGAGCCCGAACGCCGCGGTGGCCTTGCTGTCGGCGACCGGCTCGGGGTCGGCCGGATCCCGGCCGGAGAAAGCGATCGTGGCGTCACCCATGCCGTTTCTAACGACACGGGTGACGCCACGATCACCGTTCATTCAGTTGAGGGCCCGGGAAACCGGGCCGACGCCCTCGCTACCGGTACGAGCCGAAGTCGAAGTCGTCCAGAGGCACCGCGACACCGCTGGCCGGCCCGAAGCCGTAGTCGGTCTCGCCGTACGAGGTCATCGAGTAGACCTTCGCCTTGGCCTCCTCGGTCGGCTCCACCCGGACGTTGCGGTACTTGCTGATGCCGGTACCCGCCGGGATGAGCTTTCCGATGATGACGTTCTCCTTGAGGCCGATGAGCGAGTCACTGCGCGCGTTGATCGCCGCGTCGGTGAGCACCCGGGTCGTCTCCTGGAAGGAGGCGGCCGAGAGCCACGACTCGGTGGCCAGCGACGCCTTGGTGATACCCATCAGCACCGGACGGCCGGCCGCGGGCTCGCCGCCCTCGGACACCAGCCGGCGGTTCTCGCCCTCGAACTGCGCCCGGTCGACCAGGACGCCCGGCAGGAACTCCGTCGCGCCCGAGTCGATGATCGTCACGCGCTTGAGCATCTGGCGGATGATGATCTCGATGTGCTTGTCGTGGATCATCACACCCTGCGAGCGGTAGACCTCCTGGACCTCGTTGGTCAGGTGGACCTGGACCGCGCGCGGGCCCATGATGCGCAGCAGCTCGTGCGGGTCGATGGTGCCCTCGGTGAGCTTCTCGCCGACCTCCACGTGGGCGCCGTCGTGCACCTTCAGCTTCACGCGGTTGGAGATCTTGTCGTGGACGATCTCCTCGCTGCCGTCGTCCGGCACGATGATGATCTTCTTCGACCGGTCCCCGGCCTCGATGCGGATGCGTCCCGGAGTGTCCGCGATCGGCGCCTTGCCCTTGGGCACGCGCGCCTCGAAGATCTCCTGCACACGCGGCAGACCCTGGGTGATGTCCTCACCCGAGGCCGCACCACCGGTGTGGAAGGTACGCATCGTCAGCTGCGTACCGGGCTCACCGATGGACTGGGCCGCGATGATGCCGACCGCCTCGCCGACGTCGACCAGCTTGCCCGCCGGCAGCGACCGGCCGTAGCAGGCCGCGCAGACGCCGAGCTTGCTCTCGCAGGTGAGGACGCTGCGCACGCGCACCGTCTCGATCCCGGCGCGGACCAGCGCGTCGACCACGATCGAGTTGAGGTCGGTGCCCCGCGCCGCGACGAGCTTGCCGGACGGGTCCGACATGTCCTCGGCCAGCGTGCGGGCGTGCGCCCCGGTCTCGGCGTGCTCGTGCACGTGCAGCGCCCCGTTCGGGTCGCCGGGCGTACGCGAACCGATCACCATCGGGATGGCGCGGTCGGTGCCGCAGTCGTCCTCGCGGATGATCACGTCCTGCGACACGTCCACCAGACGACGGGTCAGGTAACCCGAGTCGGCGGTACGCAGCGCGGTGTCGGCCAGACCCTTGCGGGCGCCGTGCGTGGAGATGAAGTACTCCAGCACGCTCAGGCCCTCGCGGTACGAGGACTTGATCGGCCGCGGGATGATCTCACCCTTGGGGTTGGCCACCAGACCACGGATCGCCGCGATCTGACGCAGCTGCAGCATGTTGCCTCGCGCGCCGGAGTGGATCATGCGCCACAGCGGGTTCTCCTGCGGCAGCGCCGTGTCCAGCTCCTTGGCCAGCTCGGTGGTCGCCTTGGTCCACAGCTCGATCAGCTCGCTGCGGCGCTCCTCGGCGGTCATCAGACCACGCTGGTAGGACTTGTCGATCCGCTCGGCGTCCTTCTCGTACCGCTCCAGGATCTGGCCCTTGCGCGGCGGCGAGATGACGTCCTCCATGCCGATGGTCACGCCCGACCAGGTGGCCCAGTGGAAACCGGCCTCCTTGAGCGCGTCCAGCGTCGCGGCCAGCGCCACCTTCGGGTAGCGCTCGGCCAGGTCGTTGACGATGCCCGACAGCTGGCTCTTGCGCACCTCGTGGTTGACGAAGCGGTAGCCCACCGGCAGGGTCTCGTTGAACAGGACCCGGCCCAGCGTGGTGTCCAGCAACAGGACGTCGCCCGACTCCCAGCCCTCCGGCGCCTCCCACTTGGCGACCGACGGCCCGTTGTCGACCGACGTGACGTCGCGCAGACGGATCCGCACCGGCGCCTGCAGGTGCAGCTCGCCGTTGTCGAACGCCATCATCGCCTCGGCCTCGGAGCTGAACACCCGGCCCTCGCCGACCATGCCGGTCCGCTGGTGGGTCAGGTGGTACAGCCCGATGATCATGTCCTGGGTGGGCATGGTCACCGGCTTGCCGTCGGCCGGCTTGAGGATGTTGTTGCTCGACAGCATCAGGATGCGCGCCTCGGCCTGGGCCTCGGCGGACAGCGGCACGTGCACGGCCATCTGGTCACCGTCGAAGTCCGCGTTGAAGGCGGTGCAGACGAGCGGGTGGATCTGGATGGCCTTGCCCTCGACCAGCTGCGGCTCGAACGCCTGGATGCCCAGACGGTGCAGCGTGGGCGCGCGGTTGAGCAGCACCGGGTGCTCGGTGATGACCTCTTCCAGCACGTCCCACACGACCGGGCGCTGGCGCTCGACCATGCGCTTGGCCGACTTGATGTTCTGGGCGTGGTTCAGGTCGACCAGCCGCTTCATCACGAACGGCTTGAACAGCTCCAGCGCCATCTGCTTGGGCAGACCGCACTGGTGCAGCTTCAGCCGCGGGCCGACGACGATGACGGAACGGCCCGAGTAGTCCACGCGCTTGCCGAGCAGGTTCTGGCGGAACCGGCCCTGCTTGCCCTTGAGCATGTCGGACAGCGACTTGAGCGGGCGGTTGCCCGGGCCGGTCACCGGCCGGCCGCGGCGGCCGTTGTCGAACAGCGCGTCGACGGCCTCCTGCAGCATCCGCTTCTCGTTGTTCACGATGATCTCGGGCGCGCCGAGGTCGATGAGACGCTTGAGGCG is a window from the Catellatospora sp. TT07R-123 genome containing:
- the fusA gene encoding elongation factor G gives rise to the protein MAAADSALAKTRNIGIMAHIDAGKTTTTERILFYTGITHKIGEVHEGAAVMDWMEQEQERGITITSAATKCEWKGHTIQIIDTPGHVDFTVEVERSLRVLDGAVAVYDGVAGVEPQTENVWRQADKYNVPRMCFVNKLDRTGADFFRCVDMMITRLNATPLVLQIPIGLEGDHIGVVDLLGMRALTWRGETQKGEDYAIEAIPADLQAQADEWRVKLLETLSEADDEIMERYLEGGEFTIEELKAAIRRATIADKLNPVVCGSAFKNKGVQPMLDAVIDFLPSPLDIPAIDGTMMDGETPAVRHADPKEPFSGLAFKIQTDKHLGKLTYVRVYSGTLESGSPVINSTKDRKERVGKIYQMHANKREERASASAGDIIAVQGLKQTTTGDTLSDPANPVILESMTFPDPVISVAIEPKTKADQEKLGTAIQKLAEEDPTFRVKLDEETGQTVISGMGELHLEILVDRMKREFSVEANVGKPQVAYRETIRRKVDKIEYTHKKQTGGSGQYASIIISIEPLPLDAPAQYEFVNAVTGGRIPKEFIPSVDAGAQDAMQYGVQAGYPLVGVKLTLIDGKYHEVDSSEMAFKIAGSMALKEAARKADPAILEPMMAVEVVTPEDNMGDVIGDLNSRRGIIQAMEERSGARIVRALVPLSEMFGYVGDLRSKTQGRASYSMVFDSYAEVPANVAKEIIAKATGE
- the rpsG gene encoding 30S ribosomal protein S7 produces the protein MPRKGPAPRRPLAADPVYSSPLVTQLVNKILLNGKRQLAERVVYDALQRCHEKTGTDPVVTLKRAMDNVKPTLEVRSRRVGGATYQVPVEVRPARATTLGLRWLVTYSRARREKTMVERLMNELLDASNGLGAAVKRREDTHKMAESNKAFAHYRW
- the rpsL gene encoding 30S ribosomal protein S12, translated to MPTIQQLVRKGRQAKTSKTKTPALKGSPQRRGVCTRVYTTTPKKPNSALRKVARVKLSSQIEVTAYIPGVGHNLQEHSIVLVRGGRVKDLPGVRYKIIRGSLDTQGVRNRKQARSRYGAKLVKEGKK
- a CDS encoding DNA-directed RNA polymerase subunit beta', which gives rise to MLDVNFFDELRIGLASAEDIRRWSHGEVKKPETINYRTLKPEKDGLFCEKIFGPQRDWECYCGKYKRVRFKGIVCERCGVEVTRSKVRRERMGHIELAAAVTHIWYFKGVPSRLGYLLDLAPKDLEKIIYFASYVITSVDAEARHRDMSTVENELFAEKRQAENARDAEVEKRAVKLESDLAELEAEGAKADVRRKVKEAGEREMRQIRDKAQREIDRLDEVLDTFRKLDSKQLVTDELLYRELRDRFGEYFTGGMGAEAIKALVQNMDLEAEAESLRETIRSGKGQRKLRALKRLKVVAAFLSTGNSPLGMVLDCVPVIPPDLRPMVQLDGGRFATSDLNDLYRRVINRNNRLKRLIDLGAPEIIVNNEKRMLQEAVDALFDNGRRGRPVTGPGNRPLKSLSDMLKGKQGRFRQNLLGKRVDYSGRSVIVVGPRLKLHQCGLPKQMALELFKPFVMKRLVDLNHAQNIKSAKRMVERQRPVVWDVLEEVITEHPVLLNRAPTLHRLGIQAFEPQLVEGKAIQIHPLVCTAFNADFDGDQMAVHVPLSAEAQAEARILMLSSNNILKPADGKPVTMPTQDMIIGLYHLTHQRTGMVGEGRVFSSEAEAMMAFDNGELHLQAPVRIRLRDVTSVDNGPSVAKWEAPEGWESGDVLLLDTTLGRVLFNETLPVGYRFVNHEVRKSQLSGIVNDLAERYPKVALAATLDALKEAGFHWATWSGVTIGMEDVISPPRKGQILERYEKDAERIDKSYQRGLMTAEERRSELIELWTKATTELAKELDTALPQENPLWRMIHSGARGNMLQLRQIAAIRGLVANPKGEIIPRPIKSSYREGLSVLEYFISTHGARKGLADTALRTADSGYLTRRLVDVSQDVIIREDDCGTDRAIPMVIGSRTPGDPNGALHVHEHAETGAHARTLAEDMSDPSGKLVAARGTDLNSIVVDALVRAGIETVRVRSVLTCESKLGVCAACYGRSLPAGKLVDVGEAVGIIAAQSIGEPGTQLTMRTFHTGGAASGEDITQGLPRVQEIFEARVPKGKAPIADTPGRIRIEAGDRSKKIIIVPDDGSEEIVHDKISNRVKLKVHDGAHVEVGEKLTEGTIDPHELLRIMGPRAVQVHLTNEVQEVYRSQGVMIHDKHIEIIIRQMLKRVTIIDSGATEFLPGVLVDRAQFEGENRRLVSEGGEPAAGRPVLMGITKASLATESWLSAASFQETTRVLTDAAINARSDSLIGLKENVIIGKLIPAGTGISKYRNVRVEPTEEAKAKVYSMTSYGETDYGFGPASGVAVPLDDFDFGSYR